The proteins below come from a single Alnus glutinosa chromosome 9, dhAlnGlut1.1, whole genome shotgun sequence genomic window:
- the LOC133877513 gene encoding transcription factor TGA9 isoform X2, producing MFPSWPTRFQTTPRVGSSKSGGESTDSGSAVNTLSSKADQAQLEPESPISKKASSSDHQAFDQKHLQLQQQQIHQEMTTGPAHNQSSVKAPQEKRKGAGSTSEKHLDAKTLRRLAQNREAARKSRLRKKAYVQQLESSRIKLSQLEQDLQRARAQGLFLGGCVGAGANLSPGAAIFDMEYARWLEDDHRLMSELRTGLHAHLSDSDLRLIIDGYVSHYDEIFRLKGVAAKSDVFHLFTGMWITPAERCFLWIGGFRPSELIKVLIGQLDPLTEQQVIGIYNLQQTSTQAEEALSQGLEQLQQSLVDTIAGVPLVDGMQQMAVALSKLANLEGFVRQADNLRQQTLHQLRRILTVRQAARCFLVIGEYYGRLRALSSLWASRPRESLMSEENSCQTTTDLHNIVQHSQNHFSSY from the exons ATGTTCCCTTCATGGCCAACGAGATTCCAGACTACCCCAAGAGTT GGAAGTTCAAAATCAGGAGGGGAAAGCACCGACTCAGGATCAGCAGTGAACACTCTTTCAAGCAAAGCTGATCAGGCCCAGTTGGAACCAGAATCTCCTATCAGTAAAAAGGCATCTTCCTCAGATCATCAGGCTTTTGATCAGAAGCATCTACAGCTTCAACAGCAACAAATACACCAAGAGATGACAACTGGACCAGCACATAATCAATCATCTGTCAAAGCACCTCAAGAAAAG AGGAAGGGAGCTGGTTCAACCTCAGAGAAACATCTTGATGCCAAG ACATTGAGACGTCTAGCTCAAAACAGAGAGGCTGCAAGGAAAAGTCGTCTCAGGAAAAAG GCTTATGTGCAACAGCTAGAGTCAAGTAGAATAAAGCTTTCTCAGCTTGAACAAGACCTTCAAAGAGCTCGGGCACAG GGGCTATTCTTGGGTGGTTGTGTTGGTGCTGGTGCAAATCTCAGCCctg GAGCTGCCATATTTGACATGGAATACGCAAGATGGCTAGAAGACGACCACCGGCTCATGTCGGAGCTCCGGACAGGGTTGCATGCGCATTTATCGGACAGTGATCTTAGGTTAATCATTGATGGATATGTTTCTCACTACGATGAGATTTTCCGGCTCAAGGGAGTGGCTGCCAAATCTGATGTATTCCACCTCTTTACTGGGATGTGGATTACTCCAGCCGAGCGATGCTTCCTATGGATAGGTGGTTTTAGGCCCTCTGAACTTATCAag GTGTTAATAGGTCAATTAGACCCACTAACAGAACAGCAAGTGATAGGGATTTACAACCTCCAACAGACCTCAACACAGGCTGAGGAGGCTCTCTCGCAGGGCCTGGAACAGCTCCAGCAGTCTCTTGTCGACACCATTGCCGGTGTCCCGCTTGTCGACGGCATGCAACAGATGGCTGTCGCCTTAAGCAAGCTTGCCAATCTTGAAGGCTTCGTCCGGCAG GCTGATAACTTGAGACAACAAACCCTTCATCAATTGCGTCGAATATTGACAGTCCGACAAGCAGCACGATGTTTTCTTGTAATTGGCGAGTATTATGGCCGCCTTCGAGCCCTTAGTTCCCTTTGGGCATCTCGACCACGAGA GAGCTTGATGAGTGAAGAAAACTCGTGCCAAACAACCACAGATTTGCATAATATTGTTCAACATTCACAGAATCATTTCTCAAGCTATTGA
- the LOC133877513 gene encoding transcription factor TGA9 isoform X1 — MASHRVGETGLSDSGPSNHHIPYSLFHGISAPSTSFINQEGSAFDFGELEEAIVLQGVKIRNDEAKAPLFTGRPAATLEMFPSWPTRFQTTPRVGSSKSGGESTDSGSAVNTLSSKADQAQLEPESPISKKASSSDHQAFDQKHLQLQQQQIHQEMTTGPAHNQSSVKAPQEKRKGAGSTSEKHLDAKTLRRLAQNREAARKSRLRKKAYVQQLESSRIKLSQLEQDLQRARAQGLFLGGCVGAGANLSPGAAIFDMEYARWLEDDHRLMSELRTGLHAHLSDSDLRLIIDGYVSHYDEIFRLKGVAAKSDVFHLFTGMWITPAERCFLWIGGFRPSELIKVLIGQLDPLTEQQVIGIYNLQQTSTQAEEALSQGLEQLQQSLVDTIAGVPLVDGMQQMAVALSKLANLEGFVRQADNLRQQTLHQLRRILTVRQAARCFLVIGEYYGRLRALSSLWASRPRESLMSEENSCQTTTDLHNIVQHSQNHFSSY; from the exons ATGGCGAGTCATAGAGTTGGGGAGACTGGTTTATCCGACTCAGGACCTTCCAATCACCATATCCCTTATTCACTTTTTCATGGAATTAGTGCTCCTTCTACAAGTTTCAT CAATCAAGAAGGATCTGCTTTTGATTTTGGAGAGCTAGAAGAGGCAATTGTGCTGCAAGGGGTTAAGATAAGAAATGATGAAGCTAAAGCAC CTTTATTCACAGGCAGGCCTGCAGCAACTCTGGAAATGTTCCCTTCATGGCCAACGAGATTCCAGACTACCCCAAGAGTT GGAAGTTCAAAATCAGGAGGGGAAAGCACCGACTCAGGATCAGCAGTGAACACTCTTTCAAGCAAAGCTGATCAGGCCCAGTTGGAACCAGAATCTCCTATCAGTAAAAAGGCATCTTCCTCAGATCATCAGGCTTTTGATCAGAAGCATCTACAGCTTCAACAGCAACAAATACACCAAGAGATGACAACTGGACCAGCACATAATCAATCATCTGTCAAAGCACCTCAAGAAAAG AGGAAGGGAGCTGGTTCAACCTCAGAGAAACATCTTGATGCCAAG ACATTGAGACGTCTAGCTCAAAACAGAGAGGCTGCAAGGAAAAGTCGTCTCAGGAAAAAG GCTTATGTGCAACAGCTAGAGTCAAGTAGAATAAAGCTTTCTCAGCTTGAACAAGACCTTCAAAGAGCTCGGGCACAG GGGCTATTCTTGGGTGGTTGTGTTGGTGCTGGTGCAAATCTCAGCCctg GAGCTGCCATATTTGACATGGAATACGCAAGATGGCTAGAAGACGACCACCGGCTCATGTCGGAGCTCCGGACAGGGTTGCATGCGCATTTATCGGACAGTGATCTTAGGTTAATCATTGATGGATATGTTTCTCACTACGATGAGATTTTCCGGCTCAAGGGAGTGGCTGCCAAATCTGATGTATTCCACCTCTTTACTGGGATGTGGATTACTCCAGCCGAGCGATGCTTCCTATGGATAGGTGGTTTTAGGCCCTCTGAACTTATCAag GTGTTAATAGGTCAATTAGACCCACTAACAGAACAGCAAGTGATAGGGATTTACAACCTCCAACAGACCTCAACACAGGCTGAGGAGGCTCTCTCGCAGGGCCTGGAACAGCTCCAGCAGTCTCTTGTCGACACCATTGCCGGTGTCCCGCTTGTCGACGGCATGCAACAGATGGCTGTCGCCTTAAGCAAGCTTGCCAATCTTGAAGGCTTCGTCCGGCAG GCTGATAACTTGAGACAACAAACCCTTCATCAATTGCGTCGAATATTGACAGTCCGACAAGCAGCACGATGTTTTCTTGTAATTGGCGAGTATTATGGCCGCCTTCGAGCCCTTAGTTCCCTTTGGGCATCTCGACCACGAGA GAGCTTGATGAGTGAAGAAAACTCGTGCCAAACAACCACAGATTTGCATAATATTGTTCAACATTCACAGAATCATTTCTCAAGCTATTGA
- the LOC133876675 gene encoding transmembrane 9 superfamily member 5-like, translated as MSKPCQIVVLTVLFAALSITDPSAAASPSGHRYNVGDRVPLFVNKVGPLNDPSVTYYYYDLPFCSPDPVIWKKESFGEVLNGDRLTNALYELKFREEKTRETLCQKKLKVAEVSKFRDAVHDDFYFQMYYDDLPLWGFIGKLEESEVFGEKGPKYNLFKHVQFDALYNGDRVVEIRAFSDPNHAVDITEDVEIDVTFTYSVNWNESSAKFENRMDKYTRASLVPIHRKIHWFSFINSIVIIVLLMGLLALLFMRRLKNDMKKCANGDEEEDKEVGWKYIHGDVFRCPPNLSFFCAVLGTGTQLLTLVFILFLLAFFGVVYPYNRGALLTSIVLIYSITSAVAGYTAASFHNQFAEAGWESSVRLAGILYLGPLFVAVSFLNTVAISYGATAALPFGTIIVVLLVCLLVAIPLLALGGVIGYRFRSEFQAPCATKRYPREIPPLAWYRKTPCQMFIAGILSFSAIVLELHHLYASMWGYKIFTLPGILFITFIILIVLTSMLSVGLTYIQLSVEDHEWWWRSVLCGGSTAIFMFGYCIYFYARSNMNSFMQLSFFIGYNACMCYAFFLILGTISFCASLMFVRHIYRAVKSE; from the exons ATGTCTAAACCCTGCCAAATCGTCGTCCTTACAGTGCTCTTCGCAGCGCTGAGCATCACAGATCCTTCCGCCGCCGCTTCTCCAAGCGGGCATCGCTACAATGTGGGAGATCGCGTCCCCTTATTCGTCAACAAAGTCGGGCCCCTCAACGATCCCAG TGTGACCTACTACTACTATGACTTGCCGTTCTGCAGCCCAG ATCCAGTAATCTGGAAGAAGGAATCCTTTGGTGAAGTTCTCAATGGTGATCGTTTGACCAATGCTCTATATGAGTTGAAATTTCGGGAGGAGAAAACTAGGGAGACCCTGTGCCAGAAGAAGCTTAAAGTTGCTGAAGTTTCAAAGTTCAGGGATGCTGTCCATGATGATTTTTACTTCCAGATGTATTATGATGATCTCCCATTATGGGGGTTCATTGGAAAACTTGAAGAGAGTGAGGTTTTTGGTGAGAAGGGCCCCAAGTATAATCTCTTTAAACATGTTCAGTTTGATGCTCTTTATAATGGGGATCGAGTTGTAGAAATACGGGCTTTTAGTGATCCAAACCATGCTGTGGATATAACAGAAGATGTTGAAATCGATGTTACTTTCACTTATTCAGTTAACTGGAATGAGAGCTCAGCTAAGTTTGAGAACAGGATGGACAAATATACGAGGGCTTCATTAGTGCCGATCCACCGGAAAATTCATTGGTTCTCGTTCATTAATTCTATTGTAATTATTGTACTCTTGATGGGATTGCTTGCCTTGCTTTTTATGCGGCGTCTCAAGAATGATATGAAGAA GTGCGCTAATGgggatgaagaagaagataaggaGGTTGGTTGGAAATACATTCATGGAGATGTATTCAGATGTCCTCCTAACTTGTCCTTTTTTTGTGCTGTCTTGGGCACTGGTACCCAGCTGCTAACCCT GGTTTTCATCTTGTTTTTACTGGCATTTTTTGGTGTCGTCTATCCGTACAATCGTGGAGCACTGCTTACTTCTATTGTCTTGATATATTCAATTACATCTGCGGTTGCGGGGTACACTGCTGCTTCTTTTCACAATCAGTTTGCCGAGGCTGGATGG GAATCTAGTGTTCGTCTTGCTGGGATTCTGTACCTAGGCCCATTATTTGTGGCAGTGTCTTTTCTTAATACAGTTGCCATATCTTATGGGGCCACTGCTGCACTTCCATTTGGCACCATTATTGTGGTACTTCTTGTATGTTTGCTTGTTGCTATTCCATTGCTTGCCTTGGGTGGGGTGATTGGATACCGTTTTAGGTCTGAATTTCAAGCACCGTGTGCTACAAAGCGATATCCCAGAGAGATCCCACCATTAGCTTGGTATCGGAAAACACCTTGTCAAATGTTTATTGCAGGTATTTTATCTTTTAGTGCAATTGTTCTTGAGTTGCACCACTTATATGCAagcatgtggggctacaaaatCTTCACTCTTCCTGGGATCTTATTTATCACCTTCATCATCCTCATTGTACTAACTTCAATGCTGAGTGTTGGTTTGACATATATTCAGCTTTCCGTGGAAGACCATGAGTGGTGGTGGAG ATCGGTGTTGTGTGGGGGCTCAACAGCCATTTTTATGTTTGGCTATTGTATCTACTTCTATGCCAGGTCAAATATGAACAGTTTCATGCAGCTATCCTTCTTTATTGGCTATAATGCTTGCATGTGCTATGCATTCTTCCTGATTCTCGGCACAATCAGTTTTTGTGCTTCCTTAATGTTTGTTCGCCATATATACCGTGCTGTTAAAAGCGAATGA